A stretch of Miscanthus floridulus cultivar M001 chromosome 13, ASM1932011v1, whole genome shotgun sequence DNA encodes these proteins:
- the LOC136500955 gene encoding 5'-adenylylsulfate reductase-like 4 has translation MRDRDLLGFPPAVGAAMSSAAALLLLPILAAAGEGAAACPTQPAAAVILRHASTSCRTVDALGLRGHRAGVVEGDDGVLQKAVALVLQNREDFVAILFYASWCPFSKIFRTDFQKLSSFFPTIAHFSFEESNIKPRVLSRYGVRAFPTIFLLNSTVRVRYHGSRAMNSLAMFYKDVTGLNPVSLDATSLERMEDTVTIIDHDKKTEKEDSLLSWARSPDRLLHQDTCLALASSFVLLRLLHFLLPKLNACMKQAWRTRLYELNRLFPSLS, from the exons ATGCGGGATCGCGATCTGCTAGGGTTTCCTCCGGCGGTGGGCGCGGCCATGTCGTCGGCGgcagcgctcctcctcctccccatccTCGCCGCCGCGGGCGAGGGGGCGGCGGCCTGCCCGACgcagcccgccgccgccgtcatcctGCGGCACGCGTCCACCTCCTGTCGGACGGTGGACGCCCTGGGGCTCCGGGGTCACCGCGCCGGCGTTGTGGAG GGGGATGATGGGGTGCTGCAAAAGGCAGTAGCACTTGTGCTGCAGAACAGGGAAGATTTTGTTGCTATTCTTTTTTATGCTTCGTGGTGtcctttttctaaaattttcaggACAGATTTTCAAAAGCTGTCATCCTTTTTCCCAACAATTGCTCATTTTTCTTTTGAAGAATCTAATATCAAACCAAG AGTATTGTCAAGGTATGGAGTCCGTGCATTCCCGACGATTTTCCTTCTGAACTCTACAGTGCGTGTGCGTTATCATGGATCTCGGGCCATGAATTCCCTTGCTATGTTCTATAAAGATGTTACAG GCCTGAATCCTGTGTCATTGGACGCCACATCCCTGGAGAGAATGGAGGATACAGTTACTATAATTGATCATGACAAAAAGACTGAAAAGGAGGATTCTCTGTTATCATGGGCAAGATCACCAGACCGGTTACTTCATCAAGATACATGTCTTGCATTGGCTAGCTCCTTTGTCCTCTTGAGGTTGCTTCATTTCCTTCTTCCCAAGCTTAATGCATGTATGAAGCAAGCCTGGAGGACGCGACTTTATGAATTGAATAGGTTGTTCCCTAGCTTGTCTTGA
- the LOC136499849 gene encoding uncharacterized protein encodes MGQRILRPAAPSTSCARPLTGRPHPAELGRGAAAGPTLRPAHGVVEAAQPLRLASSVAEAASRVCASPAPELAAFSPAKKSVSLAAACRRRGPRHGVRAEVNESGSGLAVDALSQVKHVLLPVLDRNPYLSECTRQEFVENMYEIHKVERMMEQRMLRPAAPSTSCARPLAGRPHPAEPGRGAAAGPTLRPAHGVMEAAQPLRPASSVAEAVAPGAQATGQPP; translated from the exons atgGGGCAGAGGATATTGCGGCCGGCGGCGCCCAGCACCAGCTGCGCGCGCCCTCTGACGGGGCGACCTCACCCGGCGGAGCTAGGCCGTGGTGCGGCGGCGGGGCCGACGCTCCGGCCAGCCCACGGCGTGGTGGAGGCGGCGCAGCCCCTCCGGCTAGCCAGCAGCGTGGCAGAGGCGGCCTCCCGCGTCTGCGCGAGCCCCGCGCCGGAGCTCGCCGCCTTCTCGCCGGCCAAGAAGAGCGTCTCGCTCGCCGCTGCGTGCCGGCGCCGAGGACCCCGCCACGGAG TCAGGGCGGAAGTGAATGAATCTGGAAGTGGTTTGGCTGTTGATGCCCTCTCGCAAGTTAAACATGTTCTGCTTCCAGTCCTCGATCGCAACCCTTACCTTTCTGAGTGCACAAGACAG GAATTTGTAGAGAACATGTATGAGATACATAAAGTGGAGAGGATGATGGAGCAGAGGATGTTGCGGCCGGCGGCGCCCAGCACCAGCTGCGCGCGCCCTCTGGCGGGGCGACCTCACCCGGCGGAGCCAGGCCGTGGTGCGGCGGCGGGGCCGACGCTCCGGCCAGCCCACGGCGTGATGGAGGCGGCGCAGCCCCTCCGGCCAGCCAGCAGCGTGGCAGAGGCGGTTGCTCCCGGGGCACAGGCCACAGGGCAGCCTCCCTAG